One window from the genome of Flexibacter flexilis DSM 6793 encodes:
- a CDS encoding TerC family protein, whose amino-acid sequence MDVLFSSAGLISLLTLTLMEIVLGIDNIIFISIVASELPENQQTKATRIGMLIALVVRVGLLFGITWIIGLTEPVFTLMEHGFSGRDIILLAGGLFLIAKTTSEIHEKLEGEEEDTSDKPKTSDALAKVIFQIVLIDIVFSFDSILTAVGLVPPEQIIIMIMAVVLSMVVMMLFAKNVSDFVNKHPSIKMLALSFLIMIGFLLVIDSFGIHVEKGYVYVAMAFSLIVELLNMQVRKRSKRPVQLRNSKIKKGFDA is encoded by the coding sequence ATGGACGTATTATTCTCGTCGGCGGGGCTTATCAGTCTGCTTACCCTAACGCTTATGGAAATCGTGTTGGGCATCGACAACATTATTTTTATTTCTATTGTAGCCTCCGAACTTCCTGAAAATCAGCAAACAAAAGCAACACGTATTGGGATGCTTATTGCCTTAGTGGTGCGCGTAGGTTTGCTTTTTGGTATTACGTGGATTATTGGCCTGACCGAACCAGTCTTTACACTGATGGAACATGGTTTTAGCGGTCGCGACATTATCTTGTTGGCTGGTGGTTTGTTTTTGATAGCCAAAACAACTTCGGAAATTCATGAAAAATTAGAAGGCGAGGAAGAAGATACTTCTGATAAGCCTAAAACATCAGATGCGTTGGCGAAAGTTATTTTCCAAATAGTGCTGATTGATATTGTTTTTTCTTTTGATTCAATTCTGACGGCGGTAGGCCTTGTACCACCCGAACAAATTATCATTATGATTATGGCCGTTGTATTGTCTATGGTTGTGATGATGTTGTTTGCTAAAAACGTCAGTGATTTTGTAAACAAACACCCTTCTATCAAAATGTTGGCACTCTCATTTTTGATTATGATAGGCTTCTTGTTGGTGATCGACAGCTTCGGAATCCACGTAGAAAAAGGTTATGTTTATGTAGCCATGGCCTTCAGTTTGATAGTTGAATTGTTGAATATGCAAGTGCGCAAACGCTCCAAACGCCCTGTGCAATTGCGCAATTCTAAGATAAAAAAAGGATTTGATGCTTAA
- a CDS encoding DUF3109 family protein, with amino-acid sequence MIVIENTIVSDDIAEKFFVCNIEKCKGACCIEGDAGAPLLAEERQILEDIYDTVAPFLTAKGREAIEKQGTWVIDQEGDFSTPTIGGRECAYALYDQKGVLKCGIELAHKAGKIDYKKPISCHLYPIRIKEYEHYQAVNYDSWHICRDACHLGKDLGVPVYQFLKEPLIRKYGAEWYEQLEQAIAFKDRK; translated from the coding sequence ATGATAGTGATAGAAAATACCATCGTGAGCGATGATATTGCCGAAAAATTTTTTGTGTGCAACATCGAAAAATGTAAAGGTGCTTGTTGCATAGAAGGTGATGCGGGTGCGCCATTGCTGGCCGAAGAACGCCAAATTTTGGAAGATATTTATGACACGGTTGCGCCATTCCTGACGGCCAAAGGCCGCGAAGCCATCGAAAAACAAGGTACTTGGGTCATAGACCAAGAAGGCGATTTTTCTACGCCAACCATCGGTGGCCGTGAGTGTGCCTATGCCCTTTACGATCAAAAAGGCGTACTCAAATGCGGCATAGAACTGGCGCATAAAGCGGGCAAAATTGATTACAAAAAACCAATTTCTTGCCATTTGTACCCGATTCGCATCAAAGAATACGAACATTATCAGGCAGTTAATTACGATTCGTGGCATATTTGCCGCGATGCCTGCCATTTGGGTAAAGATTTGGGCGTGCCTGTCTATCAATTTTTGAAAGAACCGCTTATCCGAAAATATGGCGCAGAATGGTACGAACAACTCGAACAGGCCATTGCTTTCAAAGACCGAAAGTAG
- the pyrH gene encoding UMP kinase: protein MKYKRILLKLSGEALLGKKKFGIDPDMLQLYAGEIKKVAEKGVQVAVVIGGGNIFRGEDAVEAGIDRAQGDYMGMLSTLMNAIALQSALEKEGLFTRLMSAIKIEEVCEPFIRRRAVRHLEKGRLVIFGAGLGSPYFTTDSAASLRAIEIGADVVLKGTRVDGIYNADPEKDPMAIRYNNISFDEVYKKGLNVMDMTAFTLCKENELPIIVFDMNKPDNLLRLVSGEEVGTLVTM from the coding sequence ATGAAATACAAGCGCATACTCCTCAAACTAAGCGGCGAAGCTCTTTTGGGTAAGAAAAAGTTTGGTATAGACCCCGATATGCTCCAACTCTACGCTGGCGAAATTAAGAAAGTAGCAGAGAAAGGCGTACAAGTAGCGGTGGTCATTGGTGGCGGCAACATTTTCAGGGGTGAAGATGCCGTAGAAGCTGGCATAGACCGCGCACAAGGCGATTATATGGGCATGCTTTCTACGCTCATGAATGCCATTGCCTTGCAAAGTGCTTTGGAAAAAGAAGGTCTTTTCACGCGCCTGATGTCTGCTATCAAAATCGAGGAAGTTTGCGAGCCATTTATCCGCCGCAGAGCTGTCCGACACCTTGAAAAAGGCCGTTTGGTGATTTTCGGGGCAGGTTTGGGAAGTCCGTATTTTACGACCGACTCAGCGGCCAGCCTTCGCGCCATCGAAATCGGGGCAGACGTAGTGCTGAAAGGTACGCGTGTGGACGGTATTTATAACGCCGACCCAGAAAAAGACCCAATGGCGATTCGCTACAACAACATTTCTTTTGATGAAGTGTACAAAAAAGGCTTGAACGTAATGGACATGACCGCTTTCACGCTTTGCAAAGAAAATGAGTTGCCGATTATCGTGTTCGATATGAACAAACCCGACAACTTGTTGCGCTTGGTAAGCGGCGAGGAAGTGGGTACATTGGTTACAATGTAA
- a CDS encoding TaqI-like C-terminal specificity domain-containing protein, translating to MQTNIFGEPHSNGLTIEQAAYKANVSTATIRNWIKTGYLEQAGKGLITKQSLENFMCNVAGKEKLNARANKHLKDSHQHELLQNVVEKLAQEHEGEQIGIAYEKKLSESYKNQEGIYYTPSWIVKDMLANIKIEPHYTFLDPCCGSGNFILEALRLGIAVENIYGFDTDENAVFITKERIRQEFGVEASNIVVGDFLENASAFYDKNMSFNLIFTNPPWGKKIDKSAKEKYAQMYETHKSVDTTSLFMGACLKIISPNGLLGFLIQDAFFNIATFEDIRTKVLDKKILKLVDYGKAFKGLMTKAQAIILSNNTVEITGNIECKNKENSFFRTQKSFQNNPKKILNFGAHQHEAEVITQLYSVEHTTLSGKAKWALGIVTGNNQKFCKDTLTEGYAPILKGTDITKHGIKQPTTFIPLDFSNFQQVAPLEMYLAPEKIIYKFISYDLCFYCDNQQQYVLNSVNFFIPLEIKITNNQLTNLLNSEIINWLFNKLFATHKILRGDLELLPIHTSYFEQYSEFSEESYLQFLNLIKLPNRTFRVKN from the coding sequence ATGCAAACAAATATATTTGGTGAGCCACACAGTAACGGACTGACCATAGAACAAGCCGCATATAAAGCCAATGTTTCTACCGCCACCATTCGCAACTGGATAAAAACAGGCTATTTGGAGCAAGCGGGCAAAGGGCTGATAACCAAGCAATCGCTTGAAAATTTCATGTGCAACGTGGCTGGGAAAGAAAAATTAAATGCAAGGGCAAACAAGCATTTAAAGGATAGCCATCAACATGAATTGTTACAAAATGTTGTTGAAAAGTTGGCGCAAGAGCATGAAGGCGAGCAAATTGGTATTGCCTATGAAAAAAAGCTTTCAGAATCGTACAAAAATCAGGAAGGCATTTATTATACACCTTCGTGGATTGTAAAAGATATGTTGGCCAATATTAAAATCGAACCACATTACACATTTTTAGACCCATGTTGCGGCTCTGGCAATTTCATTTTGGAGGCTTTACGATTGGGCATTGCAGTTGAAAATATTTATGGTTTTGATACTGATGAGAATGCCGTTTTTATCACCAAAGAGCGTATTCGTCAAGAGTTTGGCGTAGAGGCAAGCAATATTGTTGTGGGTGATTTTTTAGAAAATGCGTCGGCATTTTATGATAAAAATATGAGCTTTAATTTAATTTTTACCAATCCGCCTTGGGGTAAAAAAATAGATAAATCTGCCAAAGAAAAATATGCACAAATGTACGAAACGCATAAAAGTGTAGATACAACTTCACTTTTTATGGGAGCGTGTTTAAAAATAATAAGCCCAAATGGTTTGTTAGGATTTCTTATTCAAGATGCTTTTTTTAATATCGCTACTTTTGAGGATATAAGAACAAAAGTACTGGACAAAAAAATATTAAAATTAGTGGATTATGGCAAAGCATTTAAGGGGCTAATGACAAAAGCGCAGGCCATTATTTTAAGCAATAATACTGTTGAAATAACTGGAAATATTGAATGTAAAAATAAAGAAAATAGTTTTTTTAGAACACAAAAATCATTTCAAAATAACCCTAAAAAAATCCTTAATTTTGGTGCACACCAGCATGAGGCAGAGGTAATAACGCAATTGTATTCAGTTGAACATACAACCTTGTCAGGGAAGGCAAAATGGGCTTTAGGTATTGTTACTGGCAATAACCAAAAATTCTGTAAAGATACTTTAACCGAGGGTTATGCACCTATTTTAAAAGGTACTGACATAACTAAACATGGAATAAAACAGCCAACTACATTTATTCCCTTAGATTTTTCAAATTTTCAACAAGTAGCACCTTTGGAGATGTATTTAGCTCCTGAAAAAATAATTTATAAATTTATTTCGTATGATTTATGTTTTTATTGTGATAACCAGCAACAATATGTTTTGAATAGCGTTAATTTTTTTATTCCTTTGGAGATAAAAATTACTAATAACCAATTAACAAATTTGCTGAATAGCGAAATAATTAATTGGTTATTCAATAAATTATTTGCAACACATAAAATATTGCGTGGAGATTTAGAATTACTACCTATTCATACATCTTATTTTGAGCAATATTCCGAATTTTCAGAAGAATCATACTTACAATTTTTAAACTTAATAAAATTACCTAATAGAACTTTTAGAGTTAAAAACTAA
- a CDS encoding TIGR02757 family protein produces the protein MNTEQLRVFLDEKAAQYNRPAFIENDPISIPHRFSRLQDIEIMGFWAAMLAWGQRPVIIKKSLELIAFMDGAPYDFVRNHTESDLKPFLKFKHRTFNDTDTLYFLAFFQDYYRKNESLETAFSQHISPADADIEKALIGFHQQFFALDFAPARTRKHVSTPARKSACKRLCMFLRWLVRRDDKGVDFGLWKNISPSQLVCPCDVHVDRVARNLGLLKRQATDWAAAQELTASLRLFNPQDPVLYDFALFGLGVEGEM, from the coding sequence ATGAACACCGAACAGTTACGTGTTTTTTTGGACGAAAAAGCCGCACAATACAACCGTCCCGCGTTTATCGAAAACGACCCTATTTCAATTCCGCACCGTTTCAGCCGTTTGCAAGACATTGAGATAATGGGGTTTTGGGCGGCTATGTTAGCGTGGGGGCAGCGGCCTGTTATTATCAAAAAATCGTTGGAATTGATTGCGTTCATGGACGGTGCGCCTTACGATTTTGTCCGCAACCACACCGAAAGCGACCTAAAACCATTTTTAAAATTCAAACATCGTACTTTCAACGACACGGATACGCTTTATTTCTTGGCTTTTTTTCAAGATTATTACCGAAAAAACGAATCACTGGAAACTGCTTTTAGTCAGCATATTAGCCCCGCAGACGCGGACATCGAAAAAGCTTTAATCGGTTTTCATCAACAGTTTTTTGCGCTGGATTTTGCACCAGCACGCACGCGCAAACACGTGTCCACGCCAGCGCGAAAGTCGGCGTGTAAACGGCTTTGTATGTTTTTGCGGTGGCTTGTGCGCCGCGACGACAAAGGCGTAGATTTTGGTTTATGGAAAAATATTAGCCCCAGCCAGTTGGTTTGTCCGTGCGATGTACACGTGGACAGAGTCGCGCGAAATTTGGGATTGCTCAAAAGGCAGGCTACTGACTGGGCAGCGGCACAAGAACTGACAGCTTCATTGCGACTTTTTAACCCGCAAGACCCTGTGTTGTATGATTTCGCGCTGTTCGGTTTGGGCGTGGAAGGGGAAATGTAG
- a CDS encoding Rpn family recombination-promoting nuclease/putative transposase, whose protein sequence is MSKKLIRFDWAVKKLLRNKTNFVVLEGFLSELLFEDIKIQKILESESNQEHDEDKYNRVDILTQNSKNELVIIEIQNTYEIDYFHRMIYGVSKALTENLSLGQSYSEIKKIISVNIVYFDLGQGQDYVYQGTTNFLGLHKKDVLQLSAKQKDTFSQQNVADIFPEYYIIKVNQFNDVANDTLDEWVYFLKNSEVKDEFKAKGLAEAKEALDIMRLNKEQQYGYNRYLDYLHVKASEALSLKIEAEYKIRQDEKFKNSVEIAKNFIAMGLDNSSIAQGTGLTVEQIQLLRQQQS, encoded by the coding sequence ATGAGCAAAAAACTAATTCGTTTTGATTGGGCCGTGAAAAAGCTACTTCGCAACAAAACTAATTTTGTGGTGCTGGAAGGCTTTTTGTCGGAATTACTGTTTGAGGACATCAAAATCCAAAAGATTTTGGAAAGTGAAAGCAATCAGGAACACGACGAAGACAAATACAATCGCGTGGACATTTTGACCCAAAACAGTAAAAATGAATTGGTTATCATCGAAATACAAAATACTTATGAGATAGATTATTTTCATCGCATGATTTATGGCGTTTCCAAAGCCCTGACCGAAAATTTAAGTTTGGGACAGTCTTATTCTGAAATAAAGAAAATCATCTCGGTTAATATCGTGTATTTTGATTTGGGGCAAGGCCAAGATTATGTTTATCAGGGCACTACGAATTTTTTGGGCTTACATAAAAAAGATGTGTTACAACTTTCGGCCAAGCAAAAAGACACGTTTTCGCAGCAAAATGTAGCTGATATTTTCCCTGAATATTATATCATTAAAGTAAATCAGTTCAACGACGTGGCCAATGACACGCTGGACGAATGGGTTTATTTTCTGAAAAATAGCGAGGTAAAAGACGAGTTCAAGGCCAAAGGATTGGCCGAAGCCAAAGAAGCCTTAGACATCATGCGCCTCAACAAGGAGCAACAATACGGCTACAATCGCTATTTGGACTATTTGCACGTGAAAGCCAGCGAAGCCCTTTCGCTCAAAATAGAGGCCGAATACAAAATACGCCAAGACGAGAAATTCAAAAACTCAGTTGAGATTGCGAAAAACTTTATTGCAATGGGTTTAGACAATAGTTCTATTGCTCAAGGAACAGGCCTCACAGTTGAACAAATACAGCTATTGCGCCAACAACAAAGCTAA
- a CDS encoding saccharopine dehydrogenase C-terminal domain-containing protein produces the protein MKNILLLGAGRSASSLIRYLHANAAQEQWSVTVADASLDLAQAKTQGLTGVTAVAFDINDTETSEKLIAAADLVISMLPAFIHPKAAVLCLKHQKHLITASYVSAEMKGFEAEAKAKNLVFLNECGLDPGIDHMSAMQVIDEIHAKGGKMLSFKSYCGGLVAPESDNNPWGYKFSWNPRNVILAGQGTVKYLIDNQYKYLPYHRLFAETECVEIEGFGKFDAYANRDSLSYRQVYGLDNIPTILRGTLRKAGYCEAWNIFVQLGITDDSYLIENIAEMTYADFIMSFLPKKNPQTPLTMHLASVFQCISSAEIIRKIKWTGILDETPIGLTQPATPAQVLQHLLEQKWKLEAGDKDMIVMQHQFEYEQNGQTKQIHSSLVTIGQDETYTAMADTVGLPLGIAAKLILQDKIKARGVLVPVSQEFYKPILAELASMGIVFQEKEIH, from the coding sequence ATGAAAAATATTCTCTTGCTCGGTGCTGGGCGGTCGGCCTCTTCGCTTATCCGCTACCTGCACGCCAACGCCGCACAAGAACAGTGGAGCGTTACCGTTGCGGATGCTTCGTTGGATTTAGCGCAAGCTAAAACACAAGGACTTACAGGCGTTACGGCAGTAGCTTTTGATATAAACGATACGGAAACCTCCGAAAAACTCATCGCAGCCGCCGACTTGGTGATTTCGATGTTGCCCGCTTTTATTCACCCAAAAGCGGCAGTACTTTGCCTCAAACACCAAAAACATTTGATTACGGCCTCGTATGTAAGTGCTGAAATGAAAGGTTTTGAGGCAGAAGCCAAAGCTAAAAATTTGGTTTTTTTGAACGAATGCGGCTTAGACCCAGGTATTGACCACATGTCCGCCATGCAGGTAATCGACGAAATTCACGCCAAAGGCGGCAAAATGCTTTCGTTCAAATCGTATTGCGGCGGCTTGGTTGCTCCCGAATCCGATAACAATCCGTGGGGCTACAAATTTAGCTGGAATCCGCGCAACGTAATTTTGGCAGGACAAGGAACAGTAAAGTATCTCATTGATAATCAATATAAATATTTGCCATATCATCGCCTTTTTGCCGAAACCGAATGCGTAGAAATAGAAGGTTTTGGCAAATTTGATGCCTACGCCAACCGCGATTCGCTGTCGTACAGGCAGGTGTACGGGCTGGACAATATCCCGACGATTTTGCGCGGAACACTCCGCAAAGCTGGCTATTGCGAGGCTTGGAATATTTTTGTGCAATTGGGCATTACAGACGATTCTTATCTGATAGAAAATATCGCGGAAATGACTTACGCGGATTTTATCATGTCCTTTTTGCCAAAGAAAAACCCACAAACGCCACTTACCATGCACTTGGCCAGTGTGTTCCAGTGCATTAGCAGTGCCGAGATTATCCGCAAAATCAAATGGACGGGTATTCTGGACGAAACGCCAATCGGCCTGACGCAACCCGCCACACCTGCGCAAGTGTTACAACATTTATTGGAGCAAAAATGGAAACTCGAAGCAGGCGACAAAGACATGATTGTGATGCAACACCAATTCGAGTATGAGCAAAACGGCCAAACCAAACAAATCCACTCGTCGTTGGTAACTATCGGGCAAGACGAAACTTATACGGCAATGGCCGATACTGTTGGGCTACCGTTGGGCATTGCGGCCAAACTTATTTTGCAAGATAAAATAAAAGCACGTGGCGTACTTGTGCCTGTAAGTCAGGAATTTTACAAACCTATTTTGGCGGAACTGGCCAGTATGGGTATTGTGTTTCAGGAAAAAGAAATTCATTAA